A stretch of Corylus avellana chloroplast, complete genome DNA encodes these proteins:
- the rps15 gene encoding ribosomal protein S15: MVKNSFISIISQEEKEENRGSVEFQVLSFTNKIRRLTSHLELHRKDYLSQRGLRKILGKRQRLLSYLSKKNRVRYKNLINRLGIRESRIR; this comes from the coding sequence ATGGTAAAAAATTCATTCATCTCAATTATTTCGCAAGAAGAAAAAGAAGAAAACAGGGGATCCGTTGAATTCCAAGTATTGAGTTTCACCAATAAAATAAGACGACTTACTTCACATTTGGAATTGCACAGAAAAGACTATTTATCTCAAAGAGGTCTACGTAAAATTCTGGGAAAACGTCAACGGCTGCTGTCTTATTTGTCAAAGAAAAATAGAGTACGTTATAAAAACTTAATTAATAGGTTGGGTATTCGGGAATCAAGAATTCGTTAA